In Methylococcus geothermalis, one genomic interval encodes:
- the rsxC gene encoding electron transport complex subunit RsxC — MMFTLHRFHGGLHLDAHKEDSSLAPLATAPVPPRLIFPLQQRGGQNAEAVVQVGDHVRKGQVIARGDGPMNPPIHASSSGIVSAIEPRPLPHPSGLADLAIVIDTDGEDLAPAPEERRDYRQLAPDELRRIIFEAGIVGLGGAAFSTAVKTDPGHRAIDTLILNGAECEPYITCDDSLLRNFPQEVLEGARILMRVVGVERCLLGIEDDMPEAIRALREVQQTGHYAGIDIITVPAIYPSGGEKQLIRILTGREVPTRGIPADAGVICQNVGTAAAVFRAVARGEPLIERIVTVTGKGIKHPGNWLTRIGTPIADLVRYSGGYTGTAERLILGGPMMGISLPSDALPLVKAANCVLVTGRSETTGPKQALPCIRCGACADACPINLLPQQLYWYSRADNLQRAEEYHLADCIECGCCDYVCPSHIPLVQYFRAAKSELVAKQRERFKADHARERFEARQARKEREKQERAEAAQRKKAALAKPDASEIQDAIARAKARKRPPESAPTADAAPDESPPAREPAEN, encoded by the coding sequence ATGATGTTCACGCTACACCGGTTTCACGGCGGCCTGCACCTGGACGCCCACAAAGAGGACTCCAGCCTCGCCCCACTGGCGACGGCTCCGGTCCCGCCGCGGCTGATCTTCCCGCTGCAGCAGCGCGGCGGGCAGAACGCGGAGGCGGTGGTGCAGGTCGGCGACCACGTCCGCAAAGGCCAGGTCATCGCCCGTGGCGATGGGCCGATGAATCCGCCGATCCATGCCTCCAGCTCAGGGATCGTCAGCGCCATCGAGCCGCGCCCGCTGCCGCACCCTTCCGGCCTCGCCGACTTGGCCATCGTGATCGACACCGATGGGGAAGACCTCGCGCCAGCTCCCGAGGAACGGCGCGATTACCGCCAACTCGCGCCGGACGAACTGCGCCGGATCATCTTCGAGGCCGGCATTGTCGGACTCGGCGGCGCGGCCTTTTCGACCGCGGTCAAGACCGATCCCGGCCACCGCGCGATCGACACCTTGATCCTCAACGGCGCCGAATGCGAACCCTACATCACTTGCGACGACAGCCTGCTGCGGAATTTTCCGCAGGAGGTGCTGGAAGGCGCGCGTATCCTGATGCGGGTAGTGGGCGTGGAGCGATGCCTGCTCGGCATCGAGGACGACATGCCGGAAGCCATCCGCGCCCTGCGGGAAGTCCAACAGACAGGACACTACGCGGGCATCGACATCATCACCGTGCCGGCGATCTATCCCAGCGGTGGCGAGAAGCAGCTCATCCGCATCCTCACCGGCCGCGAAGTGCCGACCCGCGGCATCCCGGCCGATGCCGGCGTGATCTGCCAGAACGTGGGCACGGCGGCGGCGGTGTTCCGGGCGGTGGCCCGGGGCGAACCGCTGATCGAGCGCATCGTCACCGTCACAGGCAAAGGCATCAAGCATCCGGGCAACTGGCTGACCCGCATCGGCACCCCCATCGCCGATCTGGTCCGCTACAGCGGTGGTTATACCGGCACGGCCGAGCGATTGATCCTGGGCGGGCCGATGATGGGAATCTCCCTCCCCTCCGACGCGCTGCCCCTGGTCAAGGCCGCCAACTGCGTGCTGGTGACCGGCCGCAGCGAAACCACCGGCCCGAAACAGGCCCTCCCCTGCATCCGCTGCGGCGCCTGCGCCGATGCCTGCCCGATCAACCTGCTGCCTCAGCAGCTCTACTGGTACAGCCGCGCGGACAATCTGCAGCGGGCCGAGGAATACCATCTGGCCGACTGCATCGAATGCGGCTGCTGCGACTACGTCTGCCCCAGCCATATTCCTCTGGTGCAGTATTTCCGCGCCGCGAAGAGCGAACTCGTGGCCAAGCAGCGCGAACGCTTCAAGGCCGACCATGCCCGCGAGCGCTTCGAGGCCCGGCAAGCCCGCAAGGAGCGCGAGAAGCAGGAACGTGCCGAGGCCGCTCAACGCAAGAAAGCGGCCTTGGCCAAACCGGACGCTTCCGAGATCCAGGACGCCATCGCCCGCGCCAAAGCCCGCAAACGCCCGCCCGAATCCGCGCCAACCGCGGACGCCGCGCCTGACGAATCGCCCCCGGCACGGGAACCGGCCGAGAACTAG
- the rsxB gene encoding electron transport complex subunit RsxB, with translation MLAFLAVCVVFTLFGALLGYASRRFKVEGNPLVDQIDAVLPQTQCGQCGFPGCRPYAEAIAKGEADINQCPPGGEDGVQALADLLGVEPKPLSGEHSAEKPKSVAVIDETKCIGCTLCIQACPVDAILGAAKLMHTVIASECTGCELCLAPCPVDCIVMEPVRDNLGTWRWPKPDGTP, from the coding sequence ATGTTGGCGTTTCTCGCGGTCTGCGTAGTGTTCACCCTGTTCGGCGCGCTGCTGGGCTATGCCTCGCGCCGCTTCAAGGTCGAAGGCAACCCACTGGTCGACCAGATCGATGCCGTACTGCCGCAGACCCAGTGCGGCCAGTGCGGCTTCCCCGGCTGCCGCCCTTACGCCGAGGCCATCGCCAAGGGCGAAGCCGACATCAACCAGTGTCCGCCGGGGGGCGAGGACGGCGTCCAGGCGCTGGCCGACCTGCTCGGGGTCGAGCCCAAACCGCTAAGCGGCGAACACAGCGCCGAGAAACCGAAGAGCGTCGCCGTCATCGATGAGACCAAGTGCATCGGCTGCACCCTATGCATCCAGGCCTGCCCGGTCGATGCCATCCTCGGCGCAGCCAAGCTGATGCACACCGTCATCGCCTCGGAGTGCACCGGCTGCGAACTTTGCCTGGCGCCCTGCCCGGTCGACTGCATCGTGATGGAGCCGGTCCGGGACAACCTCGGCACCTGGCGCTGGCCCAAGCCCGACGGGACCCCATGA